From the genome of Anopheles funestus chromosome 2RL, idAnoFuneDA-416_04, whole genome shotgun sequence:
attcttttttattattttttttatttatatttgagtgattatttaaattaactattatttactattatttaattcacgaatatttaaataaacttatttcaaccaattggcattaaaataaatccattttttaaattttgctaaattactcaaaaaactaaggctatagccttaggaaattttcaaatttatagaatttttttcaattatttttttccccactaGGAATTAGCACCATACTTTGAACTAGTTTTTACGCaatatttttgttggtttgatgTACTCTTCCGTTCTATCCAAATGCGTTGATGTGGTCTaagaacttattttttttaggatTTTTTGTGAGTTAGGCATAATAGAACCATCAAGTAACAGGTTTATATCACAAAATTTATTGACATGTCTTCTGTAAAgcaaatgaagtaaaaaataagaatttatagactaaacaaatttatttattattatcttaTCGAAGGAGCATTATGCAATTAGTTGCTTactggactttttttttattcactcagAACGGTCAGCTCGTATTCCTCACTGGACAATAGATCCCAGACAAATTTGAACGAGTTGATTCTTGCCGCTCTCGAAAGTAGCCTTCAGAATGGATTCATTGCTGAGCAGACAGGTTTTGTACGTGTTTTGCAGATCACCAAGACGGGAAGCATATGCATTGACGGCTGCGTTAATAGTGGAGACGAAGTTCAACGAAATACCGTCAATCTCGGTTCTCTTGTCGTTCAATTTGGTGACGATCTTCGATGGATCCAAGATGATGTTCTCGCCTTGGAAAACATCCAACAGACTGATGTCAAAGAGCTCTGATTCATCAACCTGCAGCAGCTTGTAGACCTTGTCCAATTCCTCGTTCACTCCTGCCTCGACCTTGTTGACGCAGTTCGAGTAGCCAACGCCAGCAACGTTCATGTTGTTGTCTACGAGACTGCGGATCATTTGTAAGCAGGACGAATCGGCCGACGGTCCTTGTCCATTCAGCTGGTAAATCATGTCGTCCTCAAGCTGAACCGAGGTGGCCAGAGACGTCTCCTTGTCGGCAATGACTGCTTTGTAGAATGCATCGGTACTAGTGGCTGTAGCTAGCTTCGCCCCAGCTACCTCGTTGATCACTGTATCCTGCAGCTGTTTGTAGACTGGCTCGAGTTCCTTCAGCTTTTGGACCACTTCCGTTGAAACGGGACGACCGGCCTCCGAGAGCTGAGATCATGTTAAAGAATCTTAGTTTCCTTGTTTTACGTATACCATTTAAAGCAATAGTCAAACATACCTTGGCCACTCCGAGACATAATACTACCACCGCGATGAAATGCTTCATTTTTCCAAGGAACTTCACGACACTCGGTAACGATAAATGAGTTAAATGATTTTCCGAAAAACTTTCGAAGCCTTTCCACTCGCTGTAGGACGCGTTCTGGTACCATATCTTCCGTCCAACGGTGTTTTATACCATGTCAACCCAGGAACACTACTGTGGAT
Proteins encoded in this window:
- the LOC125765605 gene encoding uncharacterized protein LOC125765605 translates to MKHFIAVVVLCLGVAKLSEAGRPVSTEVVQKLKELEPVYKQLQDTVINEVAGAKLATATSTDAFYKAVIADKETSLATSVQLEDDMIYQLNGQGPSADSSCLQMIRSLVDNNMNVAGVGYSNCVNKVEAGVNEELDKVYKLLQVDESELFDISLLDVFQGENIILDPSKIVTKLNDKRTEIDGISLNFVSTINAAVNAYASRLGDLQNTYKTCLLSNESILKATFESGKNQLVQICLGSIVQ